GTGGAGTTTTGAAAAAGTAGAGTCCCGCTGCAAACAAAACGGTTCCCAAAATCAAAGAGATATGTATGATTTTAGAGAAAAATATGGGTTTTGGAAAGGTAACGCCTACCAAAACAGGCAGCATCTGCTGCATAGCTCCTATCATTATCATACTCATAAAACCGATAGTAAACAGATGTAAAATGGCAACAGTCTCGGGAGAGTGTATGCTTGATAAATCTTGAGAGAAAAATATAAGAACAGCTGCTGCTATTGCAAAAATAGGAGCTGTTAGGAAAAATCTAAGGGGCGCTTCAAAAGGTGGTGCTTGATCCAGTGAGAGCCCGGTAAACATTATCCGAGAATTTCCTCTATTTTATTTCTGTCATTTTTGAAGAATATATAAATATGATAATCTTCTCCATCCTTTTTTACGATATAGTCGTACTCCATACCTTTTATCTTGTTTAGAAGCATTTGGGGAACCATTCTGTGGATTTGGTGTATGTAGCTCTCCCCTTCTAGAACTGATTGCAAAGCCGAAAGCACCATCTGCATCGGTGCTGGAGCTTCGAACTCTCTTGTATCTACTAATATTTCAGTCATACATCGACCTTTTTCATCTCTTCTAATGTTTGTTCTTTGTCGATAGGAAGCTGTTCGGCCATATTGTAAAGTATCTGTTCTTCTTTCATGTTATGCTGTTGAGTCATAATCATAAACGTTTCTCCTAGACCAAGAGCTTTTTCTTGATTTTTAGCTTCTATTGCTTCTCCAAGTTGATCTATTATACTTCTTATCTGTGCATGCTCCATCTTCATAATATAAATCGGACCTTCACCGCTTCCCATAAATTCTTCCATCTTTGGAAACAGAACCTCTTCTTCCATAGCAAAATGTTTTAGCATTGCTTTTTTAAAAGGTATGAAAAGTTCTAGCGCTTTTTCGAAATCTCCTTCATTTAGGGCCTCTTCTAATGGAGCATAAAGATTGTCGCATTCTCTGTGATCTGTTGTCATATACTCTTTTATACTCATTTTTACTCCTAAAATTTTTTTGTTATTTTATCTAAAATATAAGAAAATATTTTGATTAAGATCAAAAAAAGTAGAGGCTATATTGGAAGATTTAAAGAGGAAGGCAACTGAAAGTTGCCTTGCGAGATTAGGCTTTTTTTAGGTTAAAACCTAGCCACATTGCTACAGAAACTACGCCGACTACTGAGTAAACAATACCTAAAATTTCAGATGGCATCATAATATCTCCTTATTATTGATATTAAAAATAATAATAATAAGAAAAACTCTTATAAAAAGTTTTTCTTATGGTTTTATATTAATGATATATAAATAAATTTTATCTTAAATCTGTTGTAATTGTAAAGAAAAAAGTAGAAAATGAGAAGAAAAAACAAAAATTGATAAAAATATTTTATCTATCCATAAATTTTTTTGAATAGATGATAAATACCTTCTTTAAAATAGATTATTTTTCATTTTGCGTTTTTAAATATAATGTTACTCTTTACTTCCCTTTTCAGCTTCTGCGATCAAAACATCTTCTATAATTTTGTCAATATCTCCGTCAAGAATGGCTTCAACATTAGAATAGGCAATGCCACTTCTATTGTCTTTGACCTGTTGGTAAGGAGCCAAAACATAGCTTCTTATCTGATGACCCCATCCTATTTCGCTCTTTTCGATACCTTCTTCTTCGGCTTTTCTCTTTTCTAGCTCAAGTTCATAGAGTCTCGATTTTAACATTTTCATAGCCGTAGCTCTGTTTTTATGTTGGCTTCTGTCGTTTTGGCACTGTACTACTATTCCCGTTGGGATATGCGTTATACGAATCGCCGAATCGGTTTTGTTGACGTGTTGTCCTCCGGCACCTGAAGCTCTGTAAGTATCGACTCTAATATCTTTATCTTCGATAACGATATCTATATCATCATCTACTTCGGGACTGACCATAACCGAAGCAAAAGATGTGTGTCTTCTTGCGTTAGAATCAAAAGGGCTTATTCTAACTAGTCTATGTATCCCATTTTCCGCTTTTAGGTAGCCGTATGCGTTTTCTCCCTTTATTATAAAACTAACATCTTTTATTCCTGCTTCATCTCCCTCTTGATAGTCAAGAACTTCTACTTTAAAACCGTGCCTTTCTGCCCATCTAAGATACATCCTATAAAGTATGCTTGCCCAATCTTGAGACTCTGTGCCTCCGGCTCCTGGATGTATAGAAACGATAGCGTTTTTATCGTCGTTTTCACCGCTAAGCATAGTTTCTATTTCTATTTTAGTAACTTTTTCTTCCAAAGAGGTTGCCTCTTCAAAAAGCATACCTAAAGTCTCTTCGTCCCCTTCTTCGCTAGCCATCTCAAAAAGCTCTTTAGCATCTTCTACAGCGCTTTTTGCTTCATTATATTTTTCCAAAATTCTAGATATTTTGTTTTTTTCTTTTTGAATTTCGCCTGCTTTTTTTGCATCGTTCCAAAATTCTGGAGAGTTTTCCACCTCTTCTATCTCTTTTAGTCTATTTTCTATAGCAGATGGTTTTATTATATTTTTGATATTTTCTATCTTCTTTTCAAGCTTTTTTAGAAGTTCGGAATATTCGTAGCTGTCCAATTTTATCTCCTAATTTGGGTAAAATAACTTTAAAAGTTTAGTGCAATTATATCAAATAATTATATCAATAAGGATATGTATGAAAGTAGTAAAAAACCCTAAAGAATTGATGAAGATTTTAAGAAAAGAAAAAAGAAGCATTGGGTTTGTTCCTACAATGGGTGCTTTGCACGAAGGACACCTCTCTTTAATCAGACAATCTTGCAAAGAAAATGAGATTACAGTGGTATCCATCTTCGTAAATCCTACTCAATTTCTACCGGGAGAAGATTTTAGCAGATATCCTAGAAAATATGAAGCGGATAAAAAAATATGTGAACTAGCTGGAGTAGATTATCTTTTTATGCCAAGTGTGGAAGATATATATCAAAAAGATGAGGTTTTGGTAAAAGCGCCGAAAATTAAAGGATATATACTCGAAGGCTACAATAGACCCGGACATTTTGATGGAGTTTTACAGATAGTAAATAAACTTTTAAATATTGTTAAACCTACACGTGCCTATTTTGGTAAAAAAGATGCGCAGCAACTGTATCTAATAGAGAAGATGGTGGAAAATTTTTATATGGATGTAGAGATTGTTCCTTGCGATATTGTAAGAGAATCTGACGGTCTTGCAATGAGTAGCAGAAATGTATATCTGAGTGAAGAAGAGAGGAAAAGAGCACTGCTACTTTCTAAGTCCTTAAAAAGAGCTGGAAAGTTAATAATGCAAGGCGAGAAAGATGTCGAAAAGATAAGAGAGGAGATGTTTAAAGTCTTAGAGAAAGTTGAAATCGAATATATTGAAGTAGTTAATAAAAATTTGGATAAAATAAAAAGTGTTGAGAAGGGGAATAGTATCATTTTAGTTGCTGCGAAAGTTGGAAATACAAGGTTTATAGATAATTTATGGATATAGTTATGAATTGTAAACGATGGCTCTCTTTAAAAAAGCCCAATATTGAAGATACTAGAAAAATTTCTGAGGTGGCTAAAAAGACTTTAGCCTTTATGGCAAAGCATTATATCCCCTTAACTCCTAAGAATTACGAAGATTGGTTTTTTGTATTGTGTAGCGCTATAAATGAAAAACATCTTTTAACGGATCAAAATATTTTTTTATTATATGAAGAGTATTTAAAAGATAAGCCTATAATTTTAGATGATTATGTTGCAAAAGAGGTATCGGATAAGTTAAAAAGCGTAGCTAATGAGTCTGAAAATATAATCTCTATGATAGATTCAAACATTGATAAACATAGACAATATATAAAAGATAGTAAAGATGTTATTGAAGAAAAAGAGTTCGGAAAAATTAAAGAACTACAAATAAAAATTAATGAATTAGAAAAAGAGAATAGAAAACTAAAAGAGAAGATCAATAAAAATATCAAAAAGTTAGATAACCTTCAAGACAAATTTGAGGAGTATAAACATCTTTCATATATTGATCCATTAACCGAACTTTATAATAGAAGAGGTTTTGAGAAAGAACTAGAGAGAGTAATAAGCGACTCTAAAAATGTATTCTTAATATATCTTGATATTGATGACTTTAAAAAGATTAACGATCAATATGGTCATAATGTAGGTGATGAGGTATTGAAAAATATAGGTGAGATTTTGAAAAACTTTATAAGAAAAGGGACAAAGGCATTTAGATTAGGGGGAGAGGAGTTTGCGATAATTTTGTCCGATTTGACGCAACAAGATGTATATAAAATAGCCGAAAGACTTAGAAAAGTTATAGAAAATCATAATGTCAGAATAGATGAAAAAATAATTTCATATACGGCAAGTTTTGGTATAACGGAGTATAAAGAGAGTGAAAGCATGGAAGAGTTTTTAGATAGAGCCGATAAAGCTATGTACGAGGCAAAGAAAAAAGGTAAAAACAGAGTAGTTTTGCTATAGAGAGTCTAAGATAATTTTTATAGGGAGTGTAAATATAACTGTGTAAATCCTTATAAAAAGATTAGATAAAATTAAAGAATAAAAAGGATTTACACAATGAGGTATATCAATACAGAAGAGGTAAAAAAAGCTATCAAAGAGGGAAAGGGGATAGATATTGATGAGATCTTGGAAGAATTCAAAGGTCTTTTAAAAGAGGTTTATCAGACTGCTACAGAAGTAGAGTTAACTGAGCATTTAGGATATGAGAAGCATCAAGTTTCAGATAATCCAAATTATCGTAATGGGTACAGTGAAAAAACTTTAAAGTCCAAATATGGGGATATAGAGGTTAAGATACCAAGAGACAGAAACGCTACCTTCGAACCAAAGCTTATCAAGAAACGACAGACTCTCATAAAGGGGACAGAAGATTTAATTTTGTCTTTATATGCAAAAGGGATGAGTGAACAGATTTCAACACCATCTTGATGATTTATATGGGTATGAACTTTCTATTCAGACAATTTCCAATATAACAGAAGCAATAATAGATAAGGCAAAAGAGTGGCATAGTCGTCCGCTAGAGGCAATATATCCGATAATATTTATGGATGCTACAGTTTTAAAAATAAGAGTGGATAGAGTAGTTAAAAATATTGCTGCATATATAATGCTAGGCATAACTCTTGAAGGGAAAAAAGATATTCTTGGTATATGGATAGGTGAAAATGAAAGTTCTAAACAGTGGTTAACACTTTTAAATGAGATAAAAAACAGAGGTGTTGAAGATGTATTGATATTTGCAATAGACGGACTAAATGGATTTAAAGAGGCTATAGAGGCAGTTTATCCAAAGGCAGAAATTCAAAGATGTATTGTACACCAGATCAGAAATAGCCTAAAATTTGTATCTTGGAAAGATAGAAAAGAGGTAGCTAAAGATTTAAAGAGTATCTACACTTCATCAACCGAAGAAGAAGCAGAGCTTGCTCTTACAAATTTTAATGACAAATGGGGTCAAAAATATCCCCATATTACCCAGTCTTGGCAATCTAACTGGAATGAGCTATCTACATTTTTTAAATATCCCCAAGCTATAAGAAAACTGATTTATACGACAAATCCCATAGAATCGATAAATTCAAATATTAAAAAAAGAACAAAGTCTGTGGGTTCTTTTCCAACCATCGATTCAGCTTTTAAGCTTCTTTATCTTGCCACACAGGAGGTACAGCACAAATGGAGTAATACAAAAATCAGAAGCTGGAGTGAAATCTATGATAATGTCAAGAAAAATTCGCAATTTTCCTTCCCAGCAAGTTGTATTTCATTGGATATCAAGCAGCTTTAAGCTGCGCTTCATAGATTTCCATCACCTCTTGAAGCTTTTGTGGATGAATATAGCTTCTCTCAATCTCCCAGTCTTCAGTGTACTCCATCAAGTATGTGGTAATGAGTCTAATATAGGACTCTCTTGATGGAAAAACAGATACTACTTTAGAGCGTCTTCTAATCTCCTTGTTGATTCTTTCTAACACATTTGTCGAACTTATCCTCCTTTTATCAATTTGCGGGAAGTGATAAAACTGCAAAGAGTCTTCCAATCCATTTTGAAGCACTTCAATTGCTTCAGGGAATTTTTTGCCATATTCATCGATAATAGCTTGGGCTATAAGATAAGCTTCCTTTTTGCTGTTTTGCAGCCAGATTTGTTTGAGTTTTGCTGCAAATTTCTCTTTTGCTTTAGGTGGAACATGAGCCAGGATATTACGCATAAAATGGACTTTACACCGTTGCCATGATGCGCCAATAAAACTCTCTTTGAAAGCCTTTTGAATCCCTAAATGTGCATCACTGACAAGAAGGGCAATCTTTTCTATGCCTCTTTGTTTGAGTTTATCAAAAAAACTCTTCCAGCTCTCTACGCTTTCATTGACAAAAGGCTCGATCGCCAATACTTCTCTTTTTCCTTCCAATGTCACACCATAGGCTATCATAATAGCGGTAGATACCACTCTTCCTTCATAGTCTCTCACTTTCTCATACAAAGCATCAACCCTTGCGTTGGGATACTCTTTTTGCAGTGGTCTGTTTCGAAACTCTTCTACTTGTTCATCTAGCCCTTTGTTGATTTGTGATACCTGTGATGCACTGATATTCTCTATTCCAAGCTCTTTTGCAAGGCGCTCTATCTTTCTTGTTGATATTCCATTGACGTATGCCTCTTTCACCATCGAAATCAGAGCCTGTTCACTTCTTCTCTTTTCGGTGATGAAAAAGGGAATGTAGCCACCTTTTCTTATCTTTGGAATCATAAGATAAACTGTCCCTAGTCTCGTATCGAACCTTCTTGGTCTATAACCACTGAAATAGCTTTTTCTCTCACTATTATGCTCACCTTTTTTAGCTCCAACTTTCATCTCGGACTCTATCTTCATCAACTGTTCCATCATCCATTTCATCATTGATAAAAGTGGATCTTCATCAACTACAAACTGTGTCATTATCTCTTTGAATATTTTTGTTTCATCTATTTTTTTGCTATTATTTCTTTTAGATTGGTTTCCTCCTGCTTGCTTTATTCCTCACTGGGAAGTCTATCCAACTCTTTTGAAGATTTCAAAATCTAAAAAAGAGTCTTCAAGTGAAATTGCGAACTTTAGTGTACACTATCAAATCTATCCTCAGCTTTGTATATTTTTCAGTGAAATTATACAAAAATATACACGCTAAGGTTTTAAGGGCTTTAGGTGGTTTACACAGTTTATTTTACAGTCCCTTTTTATAGTCCATAGCTACTATAGTTTTATAGTTTGTAGGTAGTGAAGTTAAATATAGTATATTCTTTAGCGAAAAGCTATATCGATTTAACTTTTTATGATCTCATCTATAACAGATCTAGAACCTCCTCTTTTTGTAAGGCCTATCAATCTTTTGCTATATTGAGACAGATCCTTTTCTATAATATCCAATAACTGTTTTGGACCTAGTTTTTTATCGTATAAAAATGCGGCTTTATATTTTACTAAAAATCTTGCGTTGAACTCTTGATGATTTCCGGCGGCGTAAGGATACGGCAGGAAAAGTGTGGGGATTGCGTTTGCGGCAAGTTCCCAAAGAGTACTAGCGCCTGCTCTACTAACTGCAAAGTCCGCTTTTTCGATTTTTTCTACAACTTTTTTATCAAAATCAAAAATATCAACTTTTATATCTAGTTTTTCATACTCTTTTTTAACTCTTTCAAGATCTTTTTTGCCGGTTTGATGAATGATTTTTATACCCCTTTGTTCTAGTTCTTTTGCAACATAAAGAGCAAAATCGTTTATCTCTTTTGCACCTTGACTACCGCCTAAAAATATGACGGTTTTTACCTCTTTTCTAATACGCCTTTTTTCAAAAAAAGATTCTGAAACTGGATATGGATCATAAGGGGGTAAAAATGAGCAAAAGACTCTTTTTGCAAAAGGAGAAAGGATTTGGTTTAGTTTTCCTTTTACAGCATTTTGTTCATGGATAAAAAGAGGAGTTTTTGAGAGTATTGCTGCAAAACTTGCAGGTGCGGCTGAGTAGCCTCCTACGCTTATGACAGCCTCAATATTTCTAGTTTCTATAATATCTTTGCACTTTTTTGCTATTTTTAAGATATTTATAAGTGAATATATTTTTTTTAATCCTTTTTTATTTATTACTCCTGAGCTATCGAAAAATATTTTTTCACTAAAGCCCTCATCGTTTTCAAACCAGGCTCTATCTTGTCCATACGTAGAGCCGATATAGATAGGACGAATCTCTCTTTTATTTAATTCCTCTTTAAAAGCTTTGGCTACGCTGAGATGTCCACCTGTACCCCCACCGGTAATTATAATATTCAAGCTTATTCCTTTCCTAAAGTTTTAAGTGATGGGTAATCAGTGGTTAGTAATCCGTCACTCACCACTCATTACTACTCTATTTTATCTTCTTACTTATCATTAAAACAAGTCCAATAGCTATACCGTTAGCGAGCATAGAGCTTCCTCCATAGCTTAAAAAAGGAACTGCGATCCCTTTTATCGGTGTAAGACCGCTTATTCCATACGCATTTATTAAAAAAGAAAAACCTAAAAGAAGACCTACGCCTATGCAAAAAAGATAATCCAAATGATCTTTGCTTCTATTGGCAATTTTGAATATTCTATGAATCATCAAGGCTATTATAACGGTAACGGCAAAAACGCCTAAATAGCCAAGTTCTTCAGCAATTCCGGCAAGTATAAAATCTGTATGTACCTCGCTTAAAAAACCCAGTTTCAGTACTCCCTCTCCAAGTCCAGTTCCAAAAATACCTCCATGATGTATAGCATTTAGTGAGTGGGATATCTGATAAGGTTCAGGTGCATTTTCTACTCTTAGTTTTTCCGCTATGGCTTGAGGTAGATAAGATAAAATATAGTTTTGGGCATTTGCCCACCAAGATAAAATTCTATTTATTCTGTGCTCGGAAGTAAAAATGAAAATGATAAAAAGAGCCACAGCCGAGCCAATTAGAGTCAAAAAGAGTTTAAAGCTTCTTCCGGCAAAAAAAAGCATAAAGCTTAAAGTCAAACCCAAAACCATCACTTGTCCTAAATCGTTTTGAAATACGGCTATTAAAATAACAACGAATAAAAATACCACCATATACGGTAAAATCATTTTTATCTCTTCTAAAAGATCTCTTTTTTTCTCATCATTTGCAAATTTTCTTGAAAAACTCCAGGCCAAAAAGTATACAAAACCTATTTTGAAAAACTCTACGGGAGCTAAAGAAAAACCGGAAAGTCTTATCCATCTTTTAGCGCCTCCGGCACTTGTTACCAAAGATGATGGTAAAAAATACATAGATATCATTAAAATGAAAAATATTATAAATAGAGATATTCCTATAATTTTAGTCCATTTGGAGGGTTCTAACCTAGAGATCCCCCACATCAATAATATAGCACCTATACCGGCTATGAACTGCCTTGTTAAAAAATGAAACTCGTTAAAACCGTATAGTAAAGTTGTGTATGTAGAAAAAGTATAAGAGCCTATTATACCTATAGTTATAAGTATAGAAGCGAGAATAAAGAGTGTTTTATCTACCATATCAATCTTTCTTAAACTAACCCTTAAGTCAAATTTTATAGCTTTAAGAGTATCATTTTAGCCACTATAAGCCAAATCTTTGATTAAGAATAGATTTTATGAATACCCAAAGCAA
This Nitrosophilus labii DNA region includes the following protein-coding sequences:
- a CDS encoding hemerythrin domain-containing protein, which codes for MSIKEYMTTDHRECDNLYAPLEEALNEGDFEKALELFIPFKKAMLKHFAMEEEVLFPKMEEFMGSGEGPIYIMKMEHAQIRSIIDQLGEAIEAKNQEKALGLGETFMIMTQQHNMKEEQILYNMAEQLPIDKEQTLEEMKKVDV
- the prfB gene encoding peptide chain release factor 2, which produces MDSYEYSELLKKLEKKIENIKNIIKPSAIENRLKEIEEVENSPEFWNDAKKAGEIQKEKNKISRILEKYNEAKSAVEDAKELFEMASEEGDEETLGMLFEEATSLEEKVTKIEIETMLSGENDDKNAIVSIHPGAGGTESQDWASILYRMYLRWAERHGFKVEVLDYQEGDEAGIKDVSFIIKGENAYGYLKAENGIHRLVRISPFDSNARRHTSFASVMVSPEVDDDIDIVIEDKDIRVDTYRASGAGGQHVNKTDSAIRITHIPTGIVVQCQNDRSQHKNRATAMKMLKSRLYELELEKRKAEEEGIEKSEIGWGHQIRSYVLAPYQQVKDNRSGIAYSNVEAILDGDIDKIIEDVLIAEAEKGSKE
- the panC gene encoding pantoate--beta-alanine ligase, which encodes MKVVKNPKELMKILRKEKRSIGFVPTMGALHEGHLSLIRQSCKENEITVVSIFVNPTQFLPGEDFSRYPRKYEADKKICELAGVDYLFMPSVEDIYQKDEVLVKAPKIKGYILEGYNRPGHFDGVLQIVNKLLNIVKPTRAYFGKKDAQQLYLIEKMVENFYMDVEIVPCDIVRESDGLAMSSRNVYLSEEERKRALLLSKSLKRAGKLIMQGEKDVEKIREEMFKVLEKVEIEYIEVVNKNLDKIKSVEKGNSIILVAAKVGNTRFIDNLWI
- a CDS encoding GGDEF domain-containing protein translates to MNCKRWLSLKKPNIEDTRKISEVAKKTLAFMAKHYIPLTPKNYEDWFFVLCSAINEKHLLTDQNIFLLYEEYLKDKPIILDDYVAKEVSDKLKSVANESENIISMIDSNIDKHRQYIKDSKDVIEEKEFGKIKELQIKINELEKENRKLKEKINKNIKKLDNLQDKFEEYKHLSYIDPLTELYNRRGFEKELERVISDSKNVFLIYLDIDDFKKINDQYGHNVGDEVLKNIGEILKNFIRKGTKAFRLGGEEFAIILSDLTQQDVYKIAERLRKVIENHNVRIDEKIISYTASFGITEYKESESMEEFLDRADKAMYEAKKKGKNRVVLL
- a CDS encoding IS256 family transposase; the protein is MTQFVVDEDPLLSMMKWMMEQLMKIESEMKVGAKKGEHNSERKSYFSGYRPRRFDTRLGTVYLMIPKIRKGGYIPFFITEKRRSEQALISMVKEAYVNGISTRKIERLAKELGIENISASQVSQINKGLDEQVEEFRNRPLQKEYPNARVDALYEKVRDYEGRVVSTAIMIAYGVTLEGKREVLAIEPFVNESVESWKSFFDKLKQRGIEKIALLVSDAHLGIQKAFKESFIGASWQRCKVHFMRNILAHVPPKAKEKFAAKLKQIWLQNSKKEAYLIAQAIIDEYGKKFPEAIEVLQNGLEDSLQFYHFPQIDKRRISSTNVLERINKEIRRRSKVVSVFPSRESYIRLITTYLMEYTEDWEIERSYIHPQKLQEVMEIYEAQLKAA
- a CDS encoding UDP-N-acetylglucosamine--N-acetylmuramyl-(pentapeptide) pyrophosphoryl-undecaprenol N-acetylglucosamine transferase, encoding MNIIITGGGTGGHLSVAKAFKEELNKREIRPIYIGSTYGQDRAWFENDEGFSEKIFFDSSGVINKKGLKKIYSLINILKIAKKCKDIIETRNIEAVISVGGYSAAPASFAAILSKTPLFIHEQNAVKGKLNQILSPFAKRVFCSFLPPYDPYPVSESFFEKRRIRKEVKTVIFLGGSQGAKEINDFALYVAKELEQRGIKIIHQTGKKDLERVKKEYEKLDIKVDIFDFDKKVVEKIEKADFAVSRAGASTLWELAANAIPTLFLPYPYAAGNHQEFNARFLVKYKAAFLYDKKLGPKQLLDIIEKDLSQYSKRLIGLTKRGGSRSVIDEIIKS
- a CDS encoding peptidoglycan glycosyltransferase FtsW; protein product: MVDKTLFILASILITIGIIGSYTFSTYTTLLYGFNEFHFLTRQFIAGIGAILLMWGISRLEPSKWTKIIGISLFIIFFILMISMYFLPSSLVTSAGGAKRWIRLSGFSLAPVEFFKIGFVYFLAWSFSRKFANDEKKRDLLEEIKMILPYMVVFLFVVILIAVFQNDLGQVMVLGLTLSFMLFFAGRSFKLFLTLIGSAVALFIIFIFTSEHRINRILSWWANAQNYILSYLPQAIAEKLRVENAPEPYQISHSLNAIHHGGIFGTGLGEGVLKLGFLSEVHTDFILAGIAEELGYLGVFAVTVIIALMIHRIFKIANRSKDHLDYLFCIGVGLLLGFSFLINAYGISGLTPIKGIAVPFLSYGGSSMLANGIAIGLVLMISKKIK